A single window of Sphingobacterium sp. ML3W DNA harbors:
- a CDS encoding tetratricopeptide repeat protein: protein MSHINREAIETELRQIATATYFASKTYKQAYYNELQKRHPNALRGNIDNYRISYLAYQAREYPRAASILESLEASDAFYQGSIITLGHIALETGDKQRARNAFAKAMKLDFDRQLKADALYNYAKVLFAMDSTQAAQKVLQKYIDQEYGDFDPGVQKQESPEILSVQTLLGTSNFHTGVSLLESLKDRGPEADATYQKATYYRGLEFYNERAFENSISIFMRSEKFPIDAKMAALATYWKAEAMYEVRKYGEAVENFSRFLRLPIAKNTNVYNYANYGLAYAAFRNNSFGISADYFERFLAIEGSSVDENIRHDVIARLGDSYLSMRNYDRANQYYDKLINSKTSNQDYALFQRGVIFGLQGNNETKLSILQSVLKQFPSSNYADDAAFEIPYTYFTTGDYDRAIDGLQRMIEKYPRSSYVPRALMTIGLVQYNKDDSEAAKATFKNVVENYSKTNEAQQAMRFIENIYLDQGDASTYIRYAIGTNVSNLSPAEQDNMAFQAAQSLFAKEQYAASVEAINAYFDKFPKPKQEKYARYIRGVSSYRTGHPKEALHDLNIILNDWTSKYTENTLLTVAALYLDLKEYNEAIVHLKKLELNSEYKKNYGYAISNLMICYFELGDMGQMAKYAKMIKDYEGASQEEIAKAHLYSARALLQEGNKASAMKELNQAALKSQRAVGAEAKYRVGQLQYDNKEYDKALATAFEVINSEEESPYWVAKSFLLLADSYARKGNVLQAKSTLKSVIENYEEKDDDIIPSAKERLQKLNNK, encoded by the coding sequence ATGAGTCATATCAATCGGGAGGCCATTGAGACGGAATTGCGCCAAATCGCCACGGCTACATATTTTGCAAGTAAGACATACAAACAAGCTTATTACAATGAATTGCAGAAAAGGCATCCAAACGCTTTACGCGGCAATATTGATAATTACCGTATCAGCTATCTGGCTTACCAAGCACGGGAATACCCAAGAGCGGCCTCTATTTTGGAGTCGTTGGAAGCTTCGGATGCCTTTTATCAGGGTTCGATAATTACTTTGGGTCATATTGCCTTGGAAACCGGCGATAAGCAACGCGCACGAAATGCATTTGCCAAAGCGATGAAACTAGATTTCGACCGTCAATTGAAAGCAGATGCGCTATATAACTATGCCAAAGTCTTGTTTGCAATGGACTCCACTCAAGCCGCTCAGAAAGTTCTCCAGAAATATATTGATCAAGAATATGGGGATTTTGATCCAGGCGTTCAAAAACAAGAAAGTCCGGAAATACTATCGGTTCAAACCTTATTGGGCACGAGTAACTTCCATACTGGCGTAAGTCTTCTGGAATCGTTGAAAGATAGAGGGCCGGAAGCCGATGCTACCTATCAAAAAGCAACATACTATCGCGGATTGGAGTTTTATAACGAGCGCGCTTTCGAGAATAGCATATCTATATTCATGAGATCGGAAAAATTTCCGATCGATGCAAAAATGGCTGCGCTTGCTACGTATTGGAAAGCGGAAGCGATGTATGAAGTGCGTAAATACGGGGAGGCGGTAGAAAACTTCTCCCGGTTCCTTCGATTGCCCATTGCAAAAAACACCAACGTATATAACTATGCAAATTATGGACTGGCTTATGCCGCGTTTAGAAATAACAGTTTTGGTATATCGGCCGATTATTTTGAACGCTTTTTGGCTATCGAGGGAAGTTCGGTAGATGAAAATATACGTCATGACGTAATCGCACGTTTGGGCGATTCGTATTTATCCATGCGCAATTATGACCGTGCCAACCAATACTATGACAAGCTGATCAACAGCAAAACTTCCAATCAGGACTATGCATTGTTCCAACGAGGTGTTATCTTTGGATTGCAGGGAAACAATGAAACCAAGCTAAGTATCCTGCAGTCTGTTTTGAAACAATTTCCGAGTTCGAACTATGCAGATGACGCTGCCTTTGAGATCCCCTATACGTATTTCACTACTGGAGATTATGATCGTGCCATCGATGGGTTGCAACGGATGATCGAAAAGTACCCACGAAGCAGCTATGTGCCACGCGCGTTGATGACCATAGGGCTCGTGCAGTATAATAAAGATGATTCCGAAGCGGCGAAAGCCACTTTCAAAAATGTTGTAGAGAATTATTCCAAAACCAATGAGGCACAGCAAGCGATGCGTTTTATTGAAAACATCTACCTCGACCAAGGGGATGCTTCGACCTATATTCGTTACGCCATCGGTACCAATGTCAGTAATCTGAGTCCTGCGGAACAAGATAACATGGCGTTTCAAGCAGCCCAATCTCTGTTTGCCAAGGAGCAATATGCAGCTTCGGTGGAAGCGATCAACGCGTATTTTGATAAATTTCCGAAACCCAAACAAGAAAAATATGCCCGTTACATCCGCGGGGTGAGTTCTTATCGCACCGGGCATCCAAAAGAAGCACTGCACGATCTGAATATCATTCTGAACGACTGGACAAGCAAGTATACGGAGAACACCTTGCTCACAGTGGCTGCGCTATATCTGGACCTAAAAGAATACAACGAGGCAATTGTGCACCTCAAAAAATTGGAGCTCAATTCAGAATATAAAAAGAACTATGGCTACGCAATAAGTAACTTGATGATTTGTTATTTCGAACTCGGCGATATGGGGCAGATGGCCAAATATGCGAAGATGATTAAGGATTACGAGGGTGCATCGCAGGAGGAAATTGCCAAAGCACACTTATATAGTGCAAGGGCCTTACTGCAAGAAGGGAACAAAGCGTCCGCGATGAAGGAACTCAATCAGGCTGCTCTGAAGAGCCAAAGGGCGGTCGGCGCAGAGGCGAAATACCGTGTGGGGCAACTGCAGTATGATAACAAGGAATACGATAAAGCCCTTGCAACAGCCTTTGAAGTGATTAACAGTGAAGAAGAAAGTCCATATTGGGTGGCCAAGAGTTTCCTATTGCTTGCTGATAGCTATGCGCGTAAAGGCAATGTTTTGCAAGCGAAGAGTACGTTGAAAAGTGTGATTGAAAATTATGAAGAAAAAGATGATGATATCATCCCGTCAGCAAAAGAACGTTTACAGAAATTGAACAATAAGTAA
- a CDS encoding YdeI/OmpD-associated family protein, whose amino-acid sequence MLNKEVETYCPQSGTDWRQWLEKNHQSKQSVWLVYYTKKSNIPSLSWSEAVDEALCFGWIDSTKKTIDDFSYLQFFSKRKPKSNWSKINKEKVQQLIENGLMTAAGFDSIETAKQNGSWNILDEVEELVIPNDLEKAFKEQEGSKNYFLSLSKSARKIILGWIVLAKRQETRQKRIDEVVKSAVQNLKPTHLR is encoded by the coding sequence ATGCTTAACAAGGAGGTAGAAACATATTGTCCTCAAAGCGGAACAGATTGGAGACAATGGTTGGAAAAAAACCATCAGTCCAAACAATCTGTTTGGCTTGTTTATTACACAAAAAAGTCTAATATTCCTTCATTAAGTTGGAGTGAGGCTGTTGATGAAGCACTTTGCTTCGGTTGGATTGACAGCACAAAAAAAACGATTGACGATTTTTCGTATTTGCAGTTTTTTAGCAAACGTAAACCTAAAAGCAACTGGTCAAAAATCAACAAAGAAAAAGTTCAACAACTCATTGAAAATGGACTAATGACAGCAGCAGGTTTTGATAGTATTGAAACCGCCAAACAGAATGGTTCTTGGAATATTTTAGATGAAGTGGAAGAACTGGTAATACCGAACGATCTAGAGAAAGCGTTCAAAGAACAGGAAGGTTCAAAGAACTATTTCCTAAGTTTGAGTAAATCGGCAAGAAAAATCATATTAGGCTGGATTGTTCTTGCCAAACGGCAGGAAACCCGACAAAAACGCATTGACGAAGTTGTAAAAAGTGCAGTGCAGAATCTTAAACCAACACACTTGCGATAG
- a CDS encoding alpha/beta fold hydrolase: MTNVINTGFNSIEFPKPNLISVNGIVLEVFEAGKQNSEKPIVLCHGFPELAFSWRYQIPALVAAGYHVIVPNQRGYGNSSRPTEVTDYDIEHLTGDLIALLDHFGYKDATFVGHDWGSNVVWSLALLHPDRVSKVINLALPYQDRGEKPWIELMEAFFGADFYFVHFNRQAGVADAIMNENTAQFLRNIFRKNTAPTPPEPGMLMINLARAEKPLGEPLMNDSELAVFVSAFESSGFTGGINWYRNLDRNWHLMADIKPIIYQTTLMIYGGQDTIPKSENLKNIVPNLDVVCLDCGHWIQQEKPEETTQSILKWLEQQNA, translated from the coding sequence ATGACAAACGTTATAAACACAGGATTTAATTCGATCGAATTTCCAAAACCTAATCTGATTTCAGTTAATGGAATAGTTCTGGAAGTATTTGAAGCAGGTAAACAAAATTCAGAGAAACCTATCGTCCTCTGTCACGGATTTCCAGAGCTTGCATTTTCATGGCGCTATCAGATACCGGCCCTTGTTGCAGCTGGCTACCATGTAATTGTCCCAAATCAACGTGGCTATGGTAATTCATCACGTCCGACTGAAGTAACTGATTACGATATTGAACATTTGACTGGTGACCTTATTGCACTGCTTGACCATTTTGGGTACAAGGATGCTACATTTGTCGGTCATGACTGGGGGTCAAATGTCGTTTGGAGTCTAGCTCTATTGCATCCTGATAGAGTAAGTAAAGTAATAAACTTGGCTTTACCTTATCAGGATCGTGGGGAAAAGCCATGGATTGAGTTGATGGAAGCATTCTTTGGAGCAGACTTCTATTTTGTTCATTTCAATAGACAAGCTGGAGTAGCAGATGCTATAATGAATGAAAACACAGCTCAGTTCCTTCGTAACATATTCCGCAAAAACACAGCTCCCACACCACCTGAGCCAGGAATGCTAATGATTAATCTTGCAAGGGCAGAAAAACCACTTGGCGAACCATTGATGAACGACAGTGAACTCGCTGTGTTCGTTTCTGCCTTTGAATCATCAGGATTTACAGGAGGTATAAATTGGTATAGAAACCTGGATAGAAACTGGCACTTAATGGCGGACATAAAACCAATCATTTATCAGACGACTCTTATGATATATGGTGGACAGGACACGATTCCAAAGTCTGAAAACCTAAAAAATATTGTTCCTAATCTGGATGTTGTGTGTCTAGATTGTGGTCATTGGATACAGCAAGAAAAGCCAGAGGAAACTACCCAATCAATTTTAAAATGGTTAGAACAACAAAATGCTTAA
- a CDS encoding two-component regulator propeller domain-containing protein encodes MIFQILEDKDGSIWFGTFNGVYRYDGSPFQTLKMKR; translated from the coding sequence GTGATTTTTCAAATTCTCGAAGATAAGGATGGTAGTATTTGGTTTGGCACTTTTAATGGCGTGTATCGTTATGATGGGAGCCCATTTCAGACTTTAAAGATGAAACGATAA
- a CDS encoding winged helix-turn-helix transcriptional regulator, giving the protein MSKIKITSTNFENKQTLAEECPEVYAAIMIGGQWTLAICCYLMNGKLRFGELKKCLPNITERMLTLQLRKLEENKIVKRTVFAEVPPRVEYELTVVGYKLKSIIKELGIWGEEHKNMESK; this is encoded by the coding sequence ATGAGCAAGATAAAGATAACTTCTACCAATTTCGAGAACAAGCAAACCTTGGCTGAAGAATGCCCTGAAGTATATGCTGCTATAATGATCGGAGGTCAGTGGACCTTAGCAATATGTTGCTATTTGATGAATGGTAAGTTAAGATTTGGGGAACTAAAAAAATGTTTACCAAACATTACAGAGCGAATGCTTACTTTACAGTTACGTAAACTTGAAGAGAATAAAATTGTAAAACGAACTGTGTTTGCAGAAGTCCCACCTCGGGTTGAATACGAACTGACTGTAGTCGGATACAAACTCAAATCAATTATCAAAGAACTTGGAATTTGGGGAGAAGAACACAAGAATATGGAATCTAAATAA
- a CDS encoding NAD(P)H-dependent oxidoreductase gives MKILVIVIHPNMNESKINKRWVEEFKKFPDKYFVHDLHQAYPDEKIDILREQQLIASHDKIIFQFPFYWFNCTPFLKKWLDEVLTYGWAYGSKSDYKMRNKKIALAISAGIDEHEFSVTGKYKYSMGQLLSPFELTFEYVKADFKGFFAYYGIELNSSEQMIEKSVHKYFEFIESI, from the coding sequence ATGAAAATACTGGTTATAGTTATTCATCCAAACATGAATGAATCAAAAATAAATAAAAGATGGGTTGAGGAATTTAAAAAATTTCCTGATAAGTATTTTGTTCATGATCTTCATCAAGCTTACCCTGATGAAAAAATAGATATTCTCAGAGAGCAACAATTGATAGCCTCCCATGATAAAATAATATTCCAATTTCCTTTTTACTGGTTCAATTGTACACCATTTCTGAAAAAATGGCTAGATGAAGTATTGACTTACGGCTGGGCATATGGCAGTAAGAGTGATTATAAAATGAGGAATAAAAAGATAGCTCTGGCCATTTCCGCGGGAATAGATGAACATGAATTTAGTGTTACAGGTAAATATAAGTATAGCATGGGCCAGCTTTTATCTCCTTTTGAATTAACATTTGAATATGTAAAGGCTGACTTTAAAGGCTTTTTTGCCTATTATGGAATAGAATTGAATAGTTCAGAACAAATGATTGAGAAAAGTGTGCATAAATATTTTGAATTTATTGAGAGTATCTAA
- a CDS encoding helix-turn-helix domain-containing protein, translating to MQTTTLYKELRLKEEISIDKVATELNISVEEYVAIENGQLKINYTQAGILGNLFKIDPTLLIQTSGSINYNIGTYSRTIYADKYFEGEEKER from the coding sequence ATGCAAACAACTACCCTATATAAGGAGCTGAGACTAAAAGAAGAAATTTCCATTGATAAAGTTGCTACAGAATTAAATATTTCTGTAGAAGAATATGTCGCTATAGAGAATGGTCAATTAAAAATCAATTATACTCAAGCAGGTATTCTGGGTAATTTATTTAAAATCGACCCAACCTTACTGATTCAAACGTCTGGCTCAATAAACTATAACATTGGCACTTACAGTAGAACTATATATGCCGACAAATACTTTGAAGGAGAAGAAAAAGAAAGATAA
- a CDS encoding helix-turn-helix domain-containing protein: MSLGLIIRALRDKNAWSQEYVANELNMSQPAYCNLELDKTKLSFERAKKLATLYDVPISMFSKENNSTINYNTGQFSRTIINSKITEEKVSLEERQLFQNIITDNDVLIRLLMDEINDLRSDKQFLKDQLALKLK; the protein is encoded by the coding sequence ATGAGCCTGGGATTAATAATAAGAGCACTAAGAGATAAAAATGCTTGGTCACAAGAATATGTGGCCAATGAACTCAATATGAGCCAACCTGCTTATTGTAATTTAGAATTAGATAAAACCAAATTATCATTTGAAAGAGCAAAAAAATTAGCTACTCTTTATGATGTACCGATATCTATGTTTAGTAAAGAGAATAATTCGACAATAAATTACAACACAGGTCAATTCAGCCGCACCATTATTAATTCTAAAATTACAGAAGAAAAAGTATCTTTGGAAGAGCGACAACTTTTTCAAAACATCATTACAGATAATGATGTTTTGATTAGATTGCTTATGGATGAAATAAATGATCTAAGAAGTGACAAACAATTTCTAAAGGATCAATTAGCACTTAAATTGAAATAA
- a CDS encoding carboxypeptidase-like regulatory domain-containing protein, translating into MNSFYKDGRGHAYFKGILQSIYNLKNRCMQLRIARRYPTAEYALENNIAHATNVCFGSQVFIDERSSILGNSSVPESGLGRHSFGGSSTVVRQFPEAQSKRSRTAPEQVSKRSRTSVEGYSNKPRTGIEEKAGKHSSTAVLQDFKSGASDRPMYCFSGSKQASNSGQVRTVFVPASENVRPAKYRLITFQHPFLGEQLVRGCVRGVQEMGEGRSRFEGGTNPVPRMYCLSTVSSRERYRKGTGSVLRSYWRATKEVLRSYWKGTTFCKFAVSSGREAGSSSLEGSLSQISAFKASKFLSQVFTHLECDNSMSRLKRSLNLTQGVGKVVGNKRFVRLFGAARFSITPILLLLLTFGALNSQAQSKQSFVLQGTVVSAVDKKPLQGVSVRVEAENIKISTKKDGSFSVPVAHRNGKVKFTNVGYKTVEQEYTSGVVLSIQLTVSDNQLEEVEVVSTGCLQSVWR; encoded by the coding sequence ATGAATAGTTTTTATAAGGATGGGAGAGGACATGCCTATTTTAAGGGTATTCTCCAGTCCATTTATAACCTAAAAAACAGGTGCATGCAGCTAAGGATAGCACGTCGATATCCTACTGCTGAATATGCGCTTGAAAATAATATTGCACATGCAACTAATGTGTGTTTTGGCAGTCAGGTTTTTATTGATGAACGTTCGTCTATTCTTGGGAACAGCTCTGTGCCTGAGTCTGGATTGGGCCGCCATTCGTTTGGCGGTTCTTCGACCGTTGTTCGACAATTTCCCGAAGCCCAGTCGAAGCGGAGTCGAACAGCACCCGAACAAGTGTCGAAGCGGTCTCGAACAAGTGTCGAAGGATACTCGAACAAACCTCGAACAGGAATCGAAGAAAAGGCAGGGAAACATTCGAGTACGGCAGTACTTCAAGATTTCAAGAGTGGAGCTAGCGACCGGCCGATGTATTGCTTTTCGGGTAGCAAGCAGGCATCAAATTCGGGTCAGGTTCGTACTGTGTTCGTACCAGCTTCGGAGAATGTACGACCTGCTAAATACCGTTTAATTACCTTCCAACACCCTTTTCTTGGGGAACAGTTGGTTAGAGGATGTGTCAGGGGTGTGCAAGAGATGGGTGAGGGGCGAAGCAGGTTCGAAGGAGGTACGAACCCGGTACCCAGAATGTACTGTTTAAGTACTGTTAGTTCACGGGAAAGGTACCGAAAAGGTACTGGGAGTGTACTACGAAGCTACTGGAGAGCTACCAAAGAGGTACTGAGAAGCTACTGGAAGGGTACAACGTTTTGTAAGTTCGCAGTGTCTTCAGGTCGGGAAGCGGGTAGTTCAAGCTTGGAGGGTTCGTTATCTCAAATAAGCGCCTTTAAGGCTTCTAAATTTTTAAGTCAAGTATTTACTCATCTTGAATGTGATAATTCTATGAGCCGCTTAAAACGAAGCTTAAACTTAACGCAAGGAGTAGGGAAGGTTGTTGGGAATAAGCGGTTTGTGCGTTTGTTTGGTGCAGCAAGGTTTTCGATAACACCGATTTTACTGTTGTTGCTGACGTTCGGAGCTTTAAATAGCCAAGCCCAGAGCAAGCAAAGTTTTGTCCTGCAGGGAACGGTGGTATCCGCCGTGGACAAGAAACCACTGCAAGGAGTATCTGTGCGCGTCGAAGCCGAGAATATCAAGATATCCACCAAGAAAGACGGTTCGTTCAGCGTACCAGTAGCACACCGAAATGGAAAGGTCAAATTTACCAATGTAGGCTACAAAACTGTGGAACAGGAATACACTTCTGGAGTAGTATTGTCTATACAACTAACTGTGTCGGATAATCAGCTGGAAGAAGTGGAAGTCGTGAGTACAGGATGCCTCCAATCTGTTTGGCGTTAA